Proteins encoded in a region of the Xiphophorus couchianus chromosome 11, X_couchianus-1.0, whole genome shotgun sequence genome:
- the hinfp gene encoding histone H4 transcription factor: MAMAPNKRTQKKPLQVECEWASCGESFSQMENFCKHAEAHLTEEEEEAEGERNCLWRDCGFCSVDGPEELRRHLLFHCYHTKLKQLGQQALDAQPELGSCSIAYHNRNIIPDIPDNFVCLWEECEQASYENPEWFYRHVEMHTLSIEIPTGEWEFPIRCGWKDCEATAKGRPKLREHLRSHTQEKVVACPGCGGMYANNTKFFDHIIRQNAMEGQRFQCSHCSKRFATERLLRDHMRTHVSHYKCPLCDMTCPSPSSLRSHIKFRHSNEKPYSCEYCEYSCKNLIDLRKHLDTHSIDPAFRCDVPGCSFTSRTPGTMKIHHQKEHEGTFTARYKCHVCGQCFTRGNSLTVHLHKKHQFKWPSGHPRFRYKEHEDGFMRLQLIRYESVELTEQLMREKQKRSAEDDDDDGGPADGQELEDDPAAQAAAAASQVQVQLRGVLLEEQRTEETPTRTEEAGQVEDMLYVLTGDEHSVILQLQDAAQQQGMQVD; this comes from the exons ATGGCGATGGCACCGAACAAACGCACACAGAAGAAACCCCTACAGGTGGAGTGTGAGTGGGCTTCGTGTGGAGAATCGTTCAGCCAGATGGAAAACTTCTGCAAGCACGCTGAGGCTCatctcactgaggaagaggaggaggcagaag GGGAGAGGAACTGTCTCTGGAGAGACTGTGGCTTCTGCTCGGTGGATGGTCCTGAGGAGCTGCGGCGCCACCTCCTGTTCCACTGCTACCACACGAAGCTGAAGCAGCTGGGGCAGCAGGCCCTGGACGCACAACCAGAACTGGGCAGCTGCTCCATTGCCTACCATAACCGCAACATCATCCCGGACATCCCGGACAATTTCGTCTGTCTTTGGGAAGAGTGTGAG CAAGCTTCGTATGAAAACCCGGAGTGGTTCTACCGTCACGTCGAAATGCATACCCTGTCCATAGAAATACCGACAGGTGAATGGGAGTTCCCCATACGCTGTGGATGGAAAG ACTGCGAAGCTACCGCTAAAGGGCGCCCCAAGCTGCGGGAGCACCTGCGCAGCCACACACAGGAGAAGGTGGTGGCGTGTCCAGGCTGCGGCGGGATGTATGCAAACAACACCAAGTTCTTCGACCACATCATTCGACAGAACGCCATGGAAG GTCAGCGGTTCCAGTGTTCTCACTGCTCCAAACGTTTTGCAACAGAGCGACTCCTCAGAGACCACATGAGAACCcacg TCAGCCACTACAAATGCCCTCTGTGCGACATGACGTGCCCGTCACCCTCGTCGCTGCGCAGCCACATCAAGTTCCGCCACAGCAACGAGAAGCCATACAGCTGCGAGTATTGTGAATACAG CTGTAAGAATCTGATTGACCTGCGTAAACACCTGGACACCCACAGCATCGATCCGGCGTTCCGCTGCGACGTTCCCGGGTGTAGCTTCACGTCTCGTACACCCGGCACCATGAAGATTCACCACCAGAAGGAGCATGAG GGGACTTTTACAGCTCGCTACAAATGTCACGTGTGCGGCCAATGTTTCACCAGAGGCAACAGCCTGACAGTCCACCTCCACAAAAAGCATCAGTTCAAATGGCCGTCAGGACACCCCAGGTTCAG GTACAAAGAGCACGAGGACGGCTTCATGCGGCTGCAGCTGATTCGCTACGAGAGCGTGGAGCTGACGGAGCAGCTGATGAGGGAAAAGCAGAAGCGGTCGGCGGAGGACGACGACGATGACGGCGGCCCCGCTGACGGTCAGGAGCTGGAGGACGACCCTGCAGCAcaggcagctgctgctgcttcacaggTGCAGGTGCAGCTCAGAGGGGTTCTGCTAGAGGAGCAGAGGACTGAGGAAACCCCGACGAGAACAGAAGAAGCCGGTCAGGTGGAGGACATGCTGTACGTCCTAACAGGAGACGAGCACTCCGTCATACTGCAGCTCCAGGATGCTGCCCAGCAGCAAGGCATGCAGGTGGATTGA
- the dpagt1 gene encoding UDP-N-acetylglucosamine--dolichyl-phosphate N-acetylglucosaminephosphotransferase codes for MSPVPVLPLVISCFMSALGCMATLKLIPAFKDHFISARLYGMDLNKPNKDRVPESQGVISGTVFLIILFCFIPVPFLSCFVGDQCTGFPHDEFVQLIGALLAICCMIFLGFADDVLNLRWRHKLLLPTMASLPLLMVYFTNFGNTVIVVPKPFRALLGMHLDLGILYYVYMGMLAVFCTNAINILAGINGIESGQALFISGSIIVFNLLELSGDYRDDHVFSLYFMIPFFFTTLALFYHNWYPSSVFVGDTFCYFAGMTFAVVGILGHFSKTMLLFFIPQVVNFIYSLPQLFHIIPCPRHRLPRLDPDTGKLGMSYSKFKKKDLSQLGLLILQVAELLKVLEVRRGQDGDGDFIECNNMTLINLILKFFGQIHERNLTVIMLIIQVMGSALAFGIRYHLVRLFYDV; via the exons ATGTCGCCTGTTCCCGTCCTGCCGCTGGTCATCAGCTGTTTCATGTCAGCTCTGGGCTGCATGGCCACACTCAAACTCATCCCTGCCTTCAAAGATCATTTCATCTCTGCCAGACTCTACGGAATGGACCTAAACAAGCCAAACAAAGACAGAGT CCCAGAGTCCCAAGGAGTAATCAGTGGTACAGTTTTCCTCATCATCCTCTTCTGCTTCATCCCAGTGCCTTTTCTCAGCTGCTTTGTGGGCGATCAGTGCACGGGCTTCCCACATGATGAG TTTGTGCAGCTGATTGGTGCCCTTCTTGCCATCTGCTGCATGATCTTTTTGGGCTTTGCTGATGATGTGCTGAACCTGCGTTGGAGGCACAAGCTCCTTCTTCCTACCATGGCTTCTCTGCCACTGCTCATGGTCTACTTCACAAACTTTGGCAATACTGTCATAGTGGTGCCCAAGCCCTTCAGAGCACTGCTTGGGATGCATTTAGATCTGG GTATCCTCTATTACGTCTACATGGGGATGCTTGCAGTGTTCTGCACAAATGCCATCAACATCTTAGCAGGCATCAACGGCATCGAATCGGGTCAAGCCCTGTTTATATCTGGTTCTATCATCGTTTTCAATCTACTGGAGCTCAGCG gGGATTACCGGGATGACCACGTCTTCTCTCTCTACTTCATGATTCCTTTCTTCTTCACCACATTAGCACTTTTTTACCACAACTG GTATCCCTCGTCTGTGTTTGTGGGAGACACTTTCTGCTACTTTGCCGGGATGACCTTCGCTGTTGTTGGCATCCTGGGACACTTCAGTAAGACCATGCTGCTGTTCTTCATTCCTCAAGTGGTCAACTTCATCTACTCGTTACCTCAGCTTTTCCACATTATCCCCTGTCCCAGACACAGGCTCCCCAG GCTGGATCCAGACACTGGAAAACTGGGAATGAGCTactctaaatttaaaaagaaagatctCTCCCAACTGGGATTACTCATTCTGCAG GTGGCAGAGTTATTAAAGGTGCTAGAGGTGCGGCGAGGCCAGGACGGAGATGGAGACTTTATCGAGTGCAACAACATGACTTTAATAAACCTCATACTGAAATTCTTCGGGCAAATCCACGAGAGAAACCTGACGGTCATCATGCTCATCATACAG GTGATGGGCAGCGCATTGGCTTTTGGGATTCGTTATCATCTGGTGCGTCTCTTCTATGACGTCTAG